The Agrobacterium cucumeris genome has a segment encoding these proteins:
- a CDS encoding ABC transporter permease: protein MPFRPGNFAATLPALVLLVLFFVVPVLILLSRSVTDFGLGNYAALLGSSTYLKIFFNTFVVSALVTVVSLVIGFPVAWALAIMPARLASIVFAILLLSMWTNLLARTYAWMVLLQRTGVVNKTLMSLGIIDQPLPLVNNLTGVTIGMTYIMLPFIIIPLYGVIRKIDPAILQAASLCGATRWQALTRILIPLAAPGMISGALMVFVMSLGYFVTPALLGGTANMMLAELIAQFVQSLVNWGMGGAAALVLLVVTLTLYAVQLKFFGAAGAGGR, encoded by the coding sequence ATGCCCTTTCGGCCCGGCAATTTTGCCGCCACCCTGCCGGCGCTGGTTCTGCTTGTCCTGTTCTTCGTCGTGCCGGTTCTGATCCTGCTGTCGCGCAGCGTTACCGACTTCGGCCTTGGCAACTATGCGGCACTGCTGGGCAGCTCCACCTATCTGAAGATCTTCTTCAACACCTTCGTGGTGTCGGCGCTGGTAACGGTGGTCTCGCTAGTGATCGGTTTTCCCGTCGCCTGGGCGCTTGCCATCATGCCGGCGCGGCTTGCCTCCATCGTTTTCGCTATCCTGCTGCTCTCGATGTGGACCAATCTTCTGGCGCGCACCTATGCCTGGATGGTGCTGTTGCAGCGCACGGGTGTGGTGAACAAGACGCTGATGAGCCTTGGCATCATCGATCAGCCTCTGCCGCTGGTCAACAATCTCACCGGGGTTACCATCGGCATGACCTATATCATGCTGCCCTTCATCATCATTCCGCTCTACGGCGTCATTCGCAAGATCGACCCGGCCATTCTGCAGGCGGCTTCGCTGTGTGGGGCAACCCGCTGGCAGGCGCTGACCCGTATTCTCATTCCACTTGCCGCACCCGGCATGATCTCTGGCGCGCTGATGGTCTTCGTCATGTCGCTCGGTTATTTCGTCACCCCCGCGCTCCTTGGCGGCACGGCAAACATGATGCTGGCCGAACTCATCGCGCAATTCGTCCAGTCGCTCGTCAACTGGGGCATGGGCGGGGCCGCTGCGCTGGTGCTTCTGGTGGTGACGCTCACTCTCTACGCCGTGCAGCTCAAATTCTTCGGCGCGGCCGGGGCAGGGGGGCGCTGA
- a CDS encoding ABC transporter substrate-binding protein, whose product MRSKLVLTTCAALFALGAAAQANDLVFSSWGGTTQDAQKAAWAEKFMVSSGINVLQDGPTDYGKLKAMVEANGVTWDVVDVEGDYAAQAGPKGLLEKLDFSVIDKTKLDPRFVTDYSVGSFYYSFVIGCNVDAVAACPKSWADLFDTAKFPGKRTFYKWSAPGVIEAALLADGVAADKLYPLDLDRAFKKLDTIKSDIIWWSGGAQSQQLIASAEAPFGSVWNGRMTALEKSGVKVETSWEQNITAADSLVVPKGTKNRDAAMKFIALATSAQAQADMATATGYAPVNIESAKLMDPETAKTLPDQQTASQVDADMSYWAQHRDEIGERWYAWQAK is encoded by the coding sequence ATGAGATCGAAACTGGTATTGACGACATGTGCAGCACTTTTCGCCCTCGGTGCAGCCGCACAGGCGAATGATCTGGTCTTTTCCAGCTGGGGAGGAACCACGCAGGACGCCCAGAAGGCGGCCTGGGCCGAAAAATTCATGGTGTCGAGCGGCATCAATGTGCTTCAGGATGGCCCGACCGACTATGGCAAGCTGAAGGCCATGGTTGAGGCAAACGGCGTGACATGGGATGTGGTCGATGTCGAAGGCGACTATGCCGCGCAGGCTGGGCCCAAGGGTCTGCTTGAAAAGCTGGATTTCAGCGTCATCGACAAGACGAAACTCGATCCGCGTTTCGTGACGGATTATTCCGTCGGCAGCTTTTATTATTCCTTCGTCATCGGCTGCAATGTCGATGCCGTGGCCGCCTGCCCGAAAAGCTGGGCCGATCTGTTCGACACGGCAAAGTTTCCCGGCAAGCGCACCTTCTACAAGTGGTCCGCACCGGGCGTGATCGAAGCTGCCCTTCTGGCCGATGGTGTGGCCGCCGACAAGCTTTATCCGCTTGACCTCGATCGCGCTTTCAAGAAACTCGATACGATCAAATCCGATATCATCTGGTGGTCGGGCGGCGCGCAGTCGCAGCAGCTGATCGCATCGGCGGAAGCGCCCTTCGGCAGCGTCTGGAACGGCCGCATGACGGCGCTTGAGAAGAGCGGCGTGAAGGTGGAGACCTCTTGGGAACAGAACATCACCGCAGCGGATTCCCTCGTCGTGCCCAAGGGAACGAAGAACAGGGACGCGGCGATGAAGTTCATCGCACTCGCCACCTCTGCGCAGGCGCAGGCGGATATGGCGACCGCGACCGGTTACGCCCCTGTTAATATCGAATCCGCCAAGCTGATGGATCCGGAAACGGCAAAAACCCTGCCGGACCAGCAGACCGCGAGCCAGGTCGATGCCGATATGAGCTACTGGGCACAGCATCGCGATGAAATCGGCGAGCGCTGGTACGCCTGGCAGGCGAAATAA
- a CDS encoding NIPSNAP family protein — translation MFYEIRTYRLKNGAIPAYLKVVEEEGIAIQKSHLGELVGYFFSEIGPINEIVHIWAFASLDDREERRAKLMADPRWLSFLPKIRDLIEVAENKIMKPARFSPLV, via the coding sequence ATGTTTTACGAGATCCGCACCTACAGGCTGAAGAACGGCGCCATCCCGGCCTATCTCAAGGTCGTGGAGGAAGAGGGTATCGCAATCCAGAAAAGCCACCTCGGCGAACTGGTGGGTTACTTCTTTTCCGAGATCGGCCCGATCAACGAAATTGTCCATATCTGGGCTTTTGCAAGCCTTGATGACCGGGAGGAGCGGCGCGCAAAGCTGATGGCCGATCCGCGCTGGTTATCGTTTCTGCCGAAAATTCGCGACCTCATCGAAGTCGCCGAAAACAAGATCATGAAGCCGGCGCGTTTTTCTCCGCTTGTGTGA
- a CDS encoding aldehyde dehydrogenase: MRRFQCYIDGRFEDGEASFSSLDPATGTAWAEMPESREADIGRAVNAAHRALYEDVAWSKLTATQRGKLLYRLADLVAENAKTLAELETRDTGKIIRETSAQIAYVADYYRYYAGLADKIEGAYLPIDKPDMDVWLRREPVGVVAAIVPWNSQLFLAAVKIGPALAAGCTIVVKASEDGPAPLLEFARLVHEAGFPAGAVNIVTGFGASCGTALTTHPKVAHIAFTGGPETARHIVRNSAENLASTSLELGGKSPILVFADADLESAANAQVAGIFAATGQSCVAGSRLIIEKSVKDRFLQILAAKAEAIRIGSPLEMATEVGPLATERQRKHIVSLVSASVDAGAKVVTGGEPLDGDGYFYRPTILDCDGIRSPSMEKEFFGPVLSVVSFETEAEAIALANDTVYGLASGVFTQNLTRAHRLMKVIRAGIVWVNTYRAVSPIAPFGGFGLSGDGREGGLAAALDYTRTKTIWLRTSDDPIPDPFVMR, encoded by the coding sequence ATGCGCCGTTTTCAGTGCTATATCGACGGACGTTTCGAGGATGGCGAGGCCAGCTTTTCAAGCCTTGATCCGGCAACCGGCACGGCATGGGCCGAAATGCCGGAAAGCCGGGAAGCGGATATCGGCCGCGCCGTCAATGCCGCGCACCGGGCGCTTTATGAGGATGTGGCCTGGTCGAAGCTGACGGCGACGCAGCGCGGCAAGCTGCTTTACCGGCTGGCCGATCTGGTTGCGGAAAATGCAAAGACGCTGGCCGAGCTCGAAACCCGCGATACCGGCAAGATCATCCGCGAAACCTCCGCGCAGATCGCCTATGTCGCGGATTATTACCGCTATTATGCCGGGCTCGCCGACAAGATCGAGGGCGCTTATCTGCCGATCGACAAGCCAGATATGGATGTCTGGCTGCGGCGCGAGCCGGTTGGCGTGGTAGCAGCCATTGTGCCGTGGAACAGCCAGCTGTTTCTCGCCGCCGTCAAGATCGGCCCGGCGCTTGCCGCCGGCTGCACCATTGTCGTCAAGGCCTCAGAAGATGGACCCGCGCCACTGCTGGAATTTGCCCGGCTGGTGCATGAGGCCGGTTTTCCGGCTGGCGCCGTTAATATCGTCACCGGTTTCGGTGCGTCCTGCGGCACCGCGCTCACTACACATCCGAAGGTGGCGCACATCGCCTTTACCGGCGGGCCGGAAACGGCGCGTCACATCGTGCGTAATTCGGCTGAAAACCTTGCCTCGACATCGCTGGAACTCGGCGGCAAGTCGCCCATCCTTGTTTTCGCCGATGCCGATCTTGAGAGCGCCGCCAATGCGCAGGTGGCGGGCATTTTTGCCGCGACCGGCCAAAGCTGTGTCGCTGGCTCGCGGCTGATTATCGAAAAAAGCGTCAAGGACCGTTTCCTCCAGATTCTGGCTGCGAAGGCTGAGGCGATTCGCATCGGTTCGCCGCTGGAGATGGCGACGGAAGTGGGGCCATTGGCGACGGAGCGCCAGCGCAAGCACATCGTCTCACTGGTTTCCGCTTCCGTGGATGCCGGTGCGAAAGTGGTTACCGGTGGTGAGCCTCTGGATGGTGACGGCTATTTCTATAGGCCGACCATTCTTGATTGTGATGGCATCCGTTCGCCTTCCATGGAAAAGGAATTTTTCGGTCCCGTTCTTTCGGTCGTTTCCTTTGAGACCGAGGCCGAAGCCATCGCGCTTGCCAATGATACCGTCTACGGCCTCGCCTCCGGCGTTTTCACGCAGAACCTGACACGCGCCCATCGGCTGATGAAGGTGATCCGTGCCGGCATCGTCTGGGTGAACACCTATCGCGCGGTCTCACCGATCGCGCCCTTCGGTGGCTTTGGCCTCTCGGGTGATGGACGCGAAGGCGGGCTTGCGGCGGCGCTCGATTACACGCGTACCAAGACCATATGGCTGCGTACCTCCGATGACCCGATCCCTGATCCTTTCGTGATGCGGTGA
- a CDS encoding LLM class flavin-dependent oxidoreductase, protein MKFSLFVHMERLDASQDHKTLYEEFVTLCEIADRGGMHAIWTGEHHGMDFTIAPNPFVTIADLARRTKTARLGTGTVIAPFWHPIKLAGEAAMTDLICDGRLDIGIARGAYSFEYERLLPGLDAWGAGQRMRELIPAVKGVWAGDYAHDGEFFQFPATTSAPKPLQQPFPPIWVAARDPNSHEFAVANDCNVQVTPLWQGDDEVETLMGRFNDACAKNPEKQRPKIMLLRHTYVGSDAADIAQAAHEMSVYYNYFFAWFKNEKPVHQGLIERIAPEDIAGNAMLSGNVMRKNNVVGDADEVITRLKAYEAMGYDEYSFWIDTGMSFERKKASLERFLSDVMPAFKE, encoded by the coding sequence ATGAAATTTTCGCTCTTCGTCCACATGGAACGGCTGGACGCCTCGCAGGATCACAAGACGCTTTATGAAGAGTTCGTCACCCTTTGCGAAATCGCCGACCGTGGCGGCATGCATGCCATCTGGACCGGCGAACATCACGGCATGGATTTTACCATTGCCCCGAACCCCTTCGTAACGATTGCCGATCTTGCGCGCCGCACGAAGACGGCACGTCTCGGCACCGGCACGGTCATCGCGCCCTTCTGGCATCCGATCAAACTGGCGGGTGAAGCGGCGATGACGGATCTCATCTGCGATGGCCGCCTTGATATCGGCATTGCCCGCGGTGCCTATTCCTTTGAATATGAACGGCTGCTTCCCGGCCTCGACGCCTGGGGTGCCGGCCAGCGCATGCGCGAGCTGATCCCGGCCGTTAAAGGCGTCTGGGCGGGCGACTATGCCCATGACGGCGAGTTCTTCCAATTTCCGGCCACCACGTCGGCCCCGAAGCCATTGCAGCAACCCTTTCCGCCGATCTGGGTGGCGGCGCGTGATCCGAATTCGCATGAATTCGCCGTCGCCAATGATTGCAACGTGCAGGTGACACCGCTGTGGCAGGGCGATGACGAGGTGGAAACCCTGATGGGCCGCTTCAACGATGCGTGCGCCAAAAACCCCGAAAAACAGCGGCCGAAAATCATGCTGCTGCGCCACACCTATGTGGGTTCCGATGCAGCCGATATCGCCCAGGCGGCGCATGAAATGAGCGTTTATTACAATTACTTCTTCGCCTGGTTCAAAAACGAGAAGCCGGTTCATCAGGGCCTCATCGAGCGCATTGCGCCGGAGGATATTGCTGGAAACGCCATGCTTTCCGGCAATGTCATGCGCAAGAACAATGTCGTCGGCGATGCCGATGAAGTCATTACCCGGCTTAAAGCCTATGAGGCCATGGGGTACGACGAATATTCCTTCTGGATCGACACCGGCATGAGCTTCGAGCGGAAGAAAGCCTCACTGGAGCGTTTCCTTTCCGATGTCATGCCGGCTTTCAAGGAGTAA